ACCAAAATTAGAATGAAATAGCAGTTTACTTCTTTGAGCTCATGGGATTGTAGCATGCTACTCAAATTAATCCAGATGTGAAAAGACCACTGTTTTTACATAGTTGTGTACATTTCTTGGATACAGTTATGAGTTGCGATGCCAGTTTTCTGTGAATTGACTTTATACATGACGATATTGCTGTGGGGGATTGCAATCATTATATCACCTTAGAATTTCTTGCCGTGTAATTGCTTCACACACATAAATTTTAGCGTAATTActgatattttttgttttgttgtaatgAATTGCAATCGCAAATGTGATCTCTTGTGGCCAGTCGTTATTGATTTCCGATTTCTATGGCAATTTGTAAACATCTCGAAGCTTGTTTACTGAAAGTGCACTGCTGTTTTATCATGTAGGCCTATCTGTTTTCattcaacaacaaaacattctTGTACGGTTAAATTTCCTTTTCTTTACATTCGGATTAATGCATGTTCagtattttgtttatcataacCCCTTCGTTATGATATAGACCAGCTATTCGCATATTTCAGATTACGGGTACCTATCTAACCAAGCTCTCTGTTCAACATCCTTGTAATCAAatcgaagattttttttaattaatcgCGATATTTAACAATTCGAGATTAAAAGTAGGCTCCTGTCAGTTTCCATGACTGACTTAATCCCAACACCCCTTCCAAAACCCTAATTCGATACGTCTATTAAAGAGAATTCGCACTTTTGACCGTCCTTGATGTCGGATAGGTCGACGCCCGACTCTACCGGTAAGTCTTCTCCCGGTATCCATGCATTAGTAATGGAAGTCGGATGTATAATCAAACTGTAATTAATTTAATGTGCGCCAGGACAGGAAGGTTTGCTTTTCGCCAAATTGTCTGGTTACAGCAAATATTGTTTGACATCCCACCCAATGTGCGCTTACCAAGGTCTCCGTAACGTCTAATTTTGCAACAGCAGCTCcgattgtataaaaaaaaaaaaaaaaaaaaaaaaaaaaaattatcgtgTCGATACTAAATTACGTATGGTTAATTTCAAAATCAGAAAAGCATGCACTTATATTATTTCCAATCTGGAAAACTAATTCTAATAAGATTTAGAATAGTTCGTACTTTTCCTTTTGCTCATTTTGACTTTGATATTCACACAAACATCAAAACATCATAGAGCATGAGAATTAAGCTTCAAATGTGAAAAACAAGATCAAATTGTACTAACAAGGAACCTTGTAACACTATTAAGACTACGGATTTAAGCATAAGACTTAGCGCTTAACTATAGCACGGGCTTTATAATCCACTTTAATATAATCGTATTTCAATTCCTCAAAGTTCATTCTGACTTGCTCCTTCAACAACTGTGTGGTGTAAAATTCTGGATCATGAAGAAAATAGCTTTGTTTTCAGAAAATCTAAATTCAGCAGAGATGCTGAGACGCCTTGAGACAGTGACAGATTATAAAAGAATACACAACTTGGATGTGCACAGACAAAACCATTTACAAAAAGACAAAGCGGAATTAGATTACCAAAGAGAAAGGCGTATTCAAGAAATTCAACTTAGCAAACGTAAATTTGTTAggaaatatcataaatatttgtTTCGAAATAAAAATGAAGACAGGAAAGGTTCGGCTACAAATAAAGATGATGtcaaaggaaaaataaaaatagaagtACATCTTCCAACTGTGCGACTGGAGCGGGAGAACACTTTTTTCTCTTCAGATGACATTGTTTTAAGTGAAAGTGAGACTGATGACGATGGCAGTGACGTAGTGTCAAAGCAGCGATCAACAGAAAGGAGGCAGAGAAAGACCAAAGTGATGACGGTAAGACCGATGTCGCTTTCTTTACCGGATATTAACGAAAACGCAGCTTTTACGTGGAGTAGTAGTTCTGTTGAAAGTGGAATCTCTGGAAATGAACGCACACCAACCCCTCGCGAACGGAGCGGCAGCTTAGGTGCCCTGGCGAGACCACTTCAAGGAAGCGACCACCAGGTAAATCCTagggacatacatgtaccaccaTTTAGAGACAGAAGTCAAAGCTTAGCTGGATTGACACGCTCTCAAACGCAATTTCCAAAAATTAAGGAAGAACCACAACCATATTTACGAACAAGAAGCAACAGTTTTCACACTATAGGCCTTCTTCAGAAAATGGATGGAAATGATTTTGAAAAGAAGACTCTTCGTCGCATGTCCCAAGCTAATACGGGAATGTTAAAGTTCAAGTACTTTGCAAAATTAATGACCCATAGCATTAGAGAACTCAAGGAAGAGTTGTCCGACGACGATCCAAAAGCGTCTGATGATAAGCAGGGTCTTTATAGAGAAATGTCGGCTTGTCGGTACCTTAGAATTCCGTCAGAGGATGATTAGTGTGCACATTGGATAGGACAGACAAATTACAAGTAATTCATGAATACGGGTTAAACTCAGCAATGAAGTTTCAAATGTTCTAATGATCGGAGTAAATTGAATTTACTGTATTTCTTTTCAATTCAGTGCACTATGATTACCCCCAAAGATGTTActtatgaaataatttgaaacCAACTCTACTGTCACTGTTTCCACTAAAGATGAATCTCCATTATCGCATTGCTTGTATCAAGTCTTCaactttttgaaaatactttcAAGTTGAAGGCACTGGATACCCGAGGTCcgttttatgaaatataatacAACTACGACTGGTATTTTTTATTCGTTAAAATTGCCATCCGTGTGTAAAATTTGGGAAAATAATGTTTATGTATTAACTTCTTCATCTCTTTAGAAACCcataaatggaaaaaataaaacagtacACTTGGAAAAAACACAATATGAAATTAAGTAAACTTGATCTTAAGTCGTAAGAGCCTTTGTAAAATGCGACCCTGGCATCTAttacattaaaatgaaataaaattagttACTGCATTTTATAAATATGACATTGATGAAAGGACCATATCGACGTTAGTCTAATGGAAATAAGGTGCATCAATATGAaaattacatataaatgaaaataaaagtaaatcGGTGTCTTTGAAAACTACAGGTAATGGGGATTTGaataatcataatgataataTTGTGCAAAGATATACGATTTTCTTATGTATACTGTAAAATGGAAatcacattttcaaattttaaagccAAATCGATAGTTTTCATTGAGTTCGAAATTAAATTGTATCTCAAAACAATAAAATACCacgtttttgtttgtttgttttacgtcccgtcgagaatttttcactcatatggagacgtcaccagttgtaggtgaagtaccacaaatttagatctatggtTAGTGCTTATTGGCTTCTTTAACTTGCGAACATCTGccttgacacgggacctccatttttaaggtcatatccgaaagacccgtgattcccacttctaaatgccgaacgtttaacaaaggagcaatcactgcctCTGTTTGACGCGGCAATGGCATAGGCGGGGCTTCACGACCTCCCTGTTACGAACCAAACTAATAAAATACCAATAATTGAAATGGTATTGACAGAATATCACTTAAATGATAAATTACTAGAAGTTAGCTGAGAATTGAGGCATAATTATTTTTCACTGAATtcgaaaacaagatgtgttttctCGGATCAGGACAAAACTGTCGCTTTTTTGTCAATAGGTCCTACAAGACGCATAATAGTCCGAAAATCAATTTCACGCCGCATTTTAGATGTTTTATTAACATGCGAGTTCGAGAGGGTTTCCATATTTGAACTTTTCTTATCATTCCGAGGACACTGTAATGCTAGCTGGATGGAGGACCGAGTGGTTCATTGGACCAGTATTTACTGTCTAGAATTTATAAGGTTACAAGTATTAAATTGAACTGATTAAGTGTCATTAGAAATACGAGCACTTCATTAATAAGGAATTAATTTTGGCCAAACACTTACTTTTTCCAAGTAAGCCAGGCATATTGGTATGGCGagcgaaaataaaaaatgaactgGACATACACTTAAGAAGACTTGTTTGAACGGAGACAGAAACAAGTAGAGTGTTTGGGTAAGTCATTTACGTGTGAGATACAGGTACTTCTACGTTTAGGATTTATCataccaacatatagatatgtTAATCAGGCACTTATGATAACACTTGCGTAATAACTATAGATTAAAACAGGCTTACCATGAATTAGTcttgtgtatttatttatagttcatatgtatacatgtttgaCCTTAAAGAATAACAAAAGACTTAGGGTTAGTTAAAGATTTCACATACTTGTGTGCTGTATCTCTTTTCCATGTGGAAATTCCATAAGTTAATCCGTCTAAAAGATTAACtgaaaaataagattaaaaagtaaatattaaaatcatataaGTGTACTTTTTTAAGTAGTGCATTTTTCTAATCTTAAAGGGTAAATTCGACCGATTTAACCGTTCCGAAATAAACAGTTTCCTCCTTATCACCAGAAtgtcagtaaaactgatggatccTCCCCGAACTGATCTAATCaatgaactacatgtacttctCTTCATATGACGAACGACTCCctcaatgatcaataactgttgaaatattgaattgaagttttttctccttaggtgaccttgacctttacaaaataaccttgagtgacctttgtttaAAAAGCCAAttgcctattacttattttGTATGAGAtgtgatcaatacctgttcaaataCTGTTGAAACAAAGAAACTTTTCCTCATATAAGGTTGATGTTTCCAGTGAttttgacctttccaaaatgaccaagagagaccttggtccaaaagatcaataactgttgaaatatcgTTGAAATAAAGggttttttcatatataagttaaaggtatatgttctgagtgaccttgacatttacaAAATGTCGTTGTGTGTAGAACTTTGTCTGAAAGTCATTTGCCTGTTACAGAATGACCTTgatctttacaaaatgaccttggtcaaAAAGTCCCTGTCCCAAcaaatatttgtgatcaattatgatcAATATCATTTGTTCAGAAACATACCAAATCAGTAAgtacatttacaaacaaaaaaaaaaaaatcacatgcTATTTTTATCCGGGACACAGATCAATTGATAGAAATATCGACTGCCTTCTAATGTCAACAGCAATCAAAGTTAACCAATGGCAACCACTTTTTTGTTATGTGTGGCATATCAAACATTGTAATATCCGTTCTTTTCCATTTGAgttgtatgtttttcatttatattgtattaCTTCCATCTAtattgtaaaaaacaaaatataataaaagtATATT
This genomic window from Ostrea edulis chromosome 4, xbOstEdul1.1, whole genome shotgun sequence contains:
- the LOC125670633 gene encoding uncharacterized protein LOC125670633 isoform X1; this encodes MAFDWMVHIKTGHFVIHPITGIQAKPAVRDIVHSFDALVPENLNSAEMLRRLETVTDYKRIHNLDVHRQNHLQKDKAELDYQRERRIQEIQLSKRKFVRKYHKYLFRNKNEDRKGSATNKDDVKGKIKIEVHLPTVRLERENTFFSSDDIVLSESETDDDGSDVVSKQRSTERRQRKTKVMTVRPMSLSLPDINENAAFTWSSSSVESGISGNERTPTPRERSGSLGALARPLQGSDHQVNPRDIHVPPFRDRSQSLAGLTRSQTQFPKIKEEPQPYLRTRSNSFHTIGLLQKMDGNDFEKKTLRRMSQANTGMLKFKYFAKLMTHSIRELKEELSDDDPKASDDKQGLYREMSACRYLRIPSEDD
- the LOC125670633 gene encoding uncharacterized protein LOC125670633 isoform X2; the protein is MLRRLETVTDYKRIHNLDVHRQNHLQKDKAELDYQRERRIQEIQLSKRKFVRKYHKYLFRNKNEDRKGSATNKDDVKGKIKIEVHLPTVRLERENTFFSSDDIVLSESETDDDGSDVVSKQRSTERRQRKTKVMTVRPMSLSLPDINENAAFTWSSSSVESGISGNERTPTPRERSGSLGALARPLQGSDHQVNPRDIHVPPFRDRSQSLAGLTRSQTQFPKIKEEPQPYLRTRSNSFHTIGLLQKMDGNDFEKKTLRRMSQANTGMLKFKYFAKLMTHSIRELKEELSDDDPKASDDKQGLYREMSACRYLRIPSEDD